A part of Oryctolagus cuniculus chromosome 15, mOryCun1.1, whole genome shotgun sequence genomic DNA contains:
- the PRDX3 gene encoding thioredoxin-dependent peroxide reductase, mitochondrial — protein sequence MAAAVARLLRAPLARHVGAVPRGRLASAAPRPAASGTLCLTHILRSGAKLAFSTSPSHRAPAVTQPAPYFKGTAVVNGEFKDLSLDDFKGKYLVLFFYPLDFTFVCPTEIVAFSDKANEFHDVNCEVVAVSVDSHFSHLAWINTPRKSGGLGHMNIALLSDLTKQIARDYGVLLEGPGLALRGLFIIDPNGIIKHLSVNDLPVGRSVEETLRLVKAFQYVETHGEVCPANWTPESPTIKPHPTASKEYFEKVNQ from the exons AAGGTTGCTCCGGGCCCCG CTCGCCCGGCACGTGGGCGCCGTTCCTCGGGGCAGGCTTGCCTCTGCAGCCCCTAGGCCTGCCGCTTCCGGAACACTGTGCTTGACACACATCTTGCGGTCTGGAGCAAAACTCGCCTTCAGCACCA GTCCCTCGCACCGCGCTCCCGCAGTCACCCAGCCCGCGCCCTATTTCAAGGGCACAGCCGTCGTCAACGGCGAGTTCAAAGACCTAAGCCTCGATGACTTCAAGGGGAAGTACTTGGTGCTGTTCTTCTACCCTCTGGATTT caCCTTTGTGTGTCCTACAGAAATTGTCGCTTTTAGTGACAAAGCCAATGAGTTTCACGATGTGAACTGTGAAGTTGTCGCCGTCTCTGTGGATTCCCACTTTAGCCATCTCGCCTGGATCAACACACCACGGAAG AGCGGCGGTTTGGGCCACATGAACATCGCGCTCCTGTCGGACTTAACCAAGCAGATAGCCCGGGACTATGGCGTGCTGTTGGAGGGCCCCGGGCTCGCTCTGAG AGGCCTCTTCATAATTGACCCCAATGGGATCATCAAGCACCTGAGCGTCAACGACCTCCCAGTGGGCCGGAGCGTGGAGGAGACCCTGCGCCTGGTGAAGGCCTTCCAGTATGTGGAGACCCACGGGGAGGTCTGCCCAGCGAACTGGACGCCAGAGTCTCCCACG atcAAGCCGCATCCAACCGCATCCAAGGAGTACTTTGAGAAGGTCAATCAGTAG